A genome region from Microbacterium sp. CGR2 includes the following:
- the rplW gene encoding 50S ribosomal protein L23, with the protein MSEQASVLQTALNKDPRDIILKPVVSEKSYGLIDEGKYTFLVDPRASKSEIKLAIEKIFGVKVAGVNTLNRVGKARRTRFGTGKRKDTKRAIVTLKSGTIDIFTAIG; encoded by the coding sequence ATGAGCGAGCAGGCATCTGTTCTCCAGACGGCTCTGAACAAGGACCCGCGCGACATCATCCTGAAGCCGGTCGTCTCTGAGAAGAGCTACGGTCTGATCGACGAGGGCAAGTACACGTTCCTCGTGGACCCGCGCGCTTCGAAGTCCGAGATCAAGCTCGCCATCGAGAAGATCTTCGGCGTCAAGGTCGCTGGGGTCAACACCCTCAACCGCGTCGGCAAGGCTCGCCGCACCCGCTTCGGCACCGGCAAGCGCAAGGACACCAAGCGCGCCATCGTCACCCTGAAGTCGGGCACCATCGACATCTTCACGGCAATCGGCTGA
- the rplF gene encoding 50S ribosomal protein L6, protein MSRIGRLPIDVPAGVTVSVDGRQVKVSGPKGELNLTVSAPIEVAIEENQVLVSRPDDERESRSLHGLTRTLISNNIIGVTQGYTKGLEVVGTGYRVAQKGSSVEFALGFSHPVLIDPPAGITLTVEGTNKLTVSGIDKQAVGEAAANIRKIRKPEPYKGKGVRYAGENVRRKAGKSGK, encoded by the coding sequence ATGTCGCGTATTGGACGACTTCCCATCGACGTGCCTGCCGGCGTGACCGTTTCGGTCGACGGCCGTCAGGTCAAGGTCTCCGGACCCAAGGGTGAGCTCAACCTCACCGTGTCCGCACCCATCGAGGTCGCGATCGAGGAGAACCAGGTTCTGGTCTCCCGTCCCGACGACGAGCGCGAGTCCCGGTCGCTTCACGGCCTGACCCGCACGCTCATCAGCAACAACATCATCGGCGTGACCCAGGGCTACACCAAGGGTCTCGAGGTCGTCGGCACCGGTTACCGCGTGGCTCAGAAGGGCAGCTCGGTCGAGTTCGCCCTCGGCTTCTCGCACCCGGTCCTGATCGACCCGCCCGCCGGGATCACGCTCACGGTCGAGGGCACCAACAAGCTCACCGTCAGCGGAATCGACAAGCAGGCTGTCGGCGAGGCAGCTGCCAACATCCGCAAGATCCGCAAGCCCGAGCCGTACAAGGGCAAGGGTGTGCGCTACGCCGGCGAGAACGTGCGTCGCAAGGCCGGAAAGAGTGGTAAGTAA
- the rplE gene encoding 50S ribosomal protein L5, producing MATTDAAVAGKIQPRLKAKYNAEIKKAMQEEFGYSNVMQIPGLVKVVVNTGVGEAARDSKVIDGAVDDLTKITGQKPIVTKARKSIAQFKLREGQAIGAHVTLRGDRAWEFIDRLVSLALPRIRDFRGLSGKQFDGNGNYTFGLQEQSVFHEIDQDKIDRVRGFDITVVTTAKTDDEGRALLRHLGFPFASEDAKA from the coding sequence ATGGCAACCACCGACGCCGCGGTGGCTGGCAAGATCCAGCCCCGCCTGAAGGCGAAGTACAACGCCGAGATCAAGAAGGCGATGCAGGAAGAGTTCGGTTACTCGAACGTCATGCAGATCCCCGGACTGGTCAAGGTCGTCGTGAACACCGGTGTCGGCGAGGCAGCTCGCGACAGCAAGGTGATCGATGGTGCGGTCGACGACCTCACCAAGATCACCGGCCAGAAGCCGATCGTCACGAAGGCCCGCAAGTCCATCGCACAGTTCAAGCTGCGCGAGGGCCAGGCCATCGGCGCGCACGTCACCCTCCGTGGTGACCGCGCGTGGGAGTTCATCGATCGTCTCGTCTCGCTCGCTCTGCCCCGTATCCGCGACTTCCGCGGCCTCTCGGGCAAGCAGTTCGACGGCAACGGCAACTACACCTTCGGTCTCCAGGAGCAGAGCGTGTTCCACGAGATCGATCAGGACAAGATCGACCGGGTTCGTGGTTTCGACATCACTGTCGTCACCACCGCGAAGACGGATGACGAGGGTCGGGCACTGCTCCGCCACCTCGGCTTCCCGTTCGCTTCGGAAGACGCGAAGGCGTAA
- the rplB gene encoding 50S ribosomal protein L2 gives MAIRKYKPTTPGRRGSSVADFAEITRSTPEKSLLRPISKTGGRNNQGRITTRHIGGGHKRQYRVIDFRRNDKDGVNARVAHIEYDPNRTARIALLHYFDGEKRYILAPAKLKQGDVIESGAGADIKPGNNLPLKNIPTGTVIHAIELRPGGGAKMARSAGASVRLVAKDGPYAQLRLPSGEIRNVDARCRATIGEVGNAEQSNINWGKAGRMRWKGVRPTVRGVAMNPVDHPHGGGEGKTSGGRHPVTPWGQAEGRTRHANKESDKYIVRRRNAGKKRK, from the coding sequence ATGGCTATTCGCAAGTACAAGCCCACGACCCCGGGCCGTCGCGGCTCGTCGGTGGCTGACTTCGCCGAGATCACTCGATCGACGCCGGAGAAGTCGCTGCTGCGCCCGATCTCGAAGACCGGTGGTCGTAACAACCAGGGCCGCATCACGACCCGTCACATCGGTGGCGGACACAAGCGTCAGTACCGTGTCATCGACTTCCGTCGCAACGACAAGGACGGCGTCAACGCACGGGTCGCTCACATCGAGTACGACCCCAACCGCACGGCACGCATCGCGCTGCTGCACTACTTCGACGGCGAGAAGCGCTACATCCTCGCGCCGGCGAAGCTGAAGCAGGGTGACGTCATCGAGTCGGGTGCCGGCGCGGACATCAAGCCGGGCAACAACCTGCCGCTGAAGAACATCCCGACGGGTACCGTCATCCACGCGATCGAGCTCCGCCCCGGCGGCGGCGCGAAGATGGCGCGTTCGGCCGGAGCATCCGTCCGTCTCGTCGCCAAGGACGGCCCTTACGCCCAGCTGCGTCTGCCCTCGGGCGAGATCCGCAACGTCGATGCGCGCTGCCGCGCGACCATCGGCGAGGTGGGCAACGCCGAGCAGTCGAACATCAACTGGGGCAAGGCCGGCCGTATGCGCTGGAAGGGCGTCCGCCCGACTGTCCGTGGTGTCGCGATGAACCCGGTCGATCACCCGCACGGTGGTGGTGAGGGTAAGACGTCCGGTGGTCGTCACCCCGTCACTCCTTGGGGCCAGGCTGAGGGTCGTACCCGTCACGCCAACAAGGAAAGCGACAAGTACATCGTGCGTCGTCGTAACGCCGGCAAGAAGCGTAAGTAG
- the rpsE gene encoding 30S ribosomal protein S5 gives MTETAAAAPETAPVVSETAAGTTQGEPAREGRRGGGRDRNQGGGRDRNSRDRGDNQFLERVVTINRVSKVVKGGRRFSFTALVVVGDGNGLVGVGYGKAREVPLAISKGVEEAKRNFFRVPRVGSTIPHPVQGEAAAGVVLLRPAAGGTGVIAGGPVRAVLECAGIHDVLSKSLGSSNTINIVHATVAALKQLEEPRAVAARRGLEFDQVAPARLVRAEADAIAAQKVGA, from the coding sequence GTGACCGAAACGGCTGCTGCCGCTCCCGAGACGGCCCCGGTCGTCTCCGAGACGGCCGCCGGTACGACCCAGGGTGAGCCTGCTCGCGAGGGCCGCCGCGGCGGCGGGCGCGATCGCAACCAGGGTGGCGGCCGCGACCGCAACTCGCGCGACCGTGGAGACAACCAGTTCCTGGAGCGCGTGGTCACCATCAACCGCGTCTCGAAGGTCGTGAAGGGTGGTCGTCGCTTCAGCTTCACCGCTCTCGTGGTCGTCGGTGACGGCAACGGTCTGGTGGGCGTCGGCTACGGCAAGGCCCGCGAGGTGCCCCTGGCGATCTCGAAGGGTGTCGAAGAGGCCAAGCGCAACTTCTTCCGCGTTCCGCGCGTCGGCAGCACGATCCCGCACCCCGTGCAGGGTGAGGCAGCCGCCGGTGTGGTGCTGCTTCGTCCGGCCGCAGGCGGTACCGGTGTTATCGCCGGTGGTCCCGTCCGCGCCGTGCTCGAGTGCGCCGGCATCCACGACGTGCTGTCGAAGTCGCTCGGCTCGTCGAACACGATCAACATCGTGCACGCGACCGTCGCCGCCCTGAAGCAGCTCGAGGAGCCCCGTGCGGTCGCCGCACGTCGTGGCCTCGAGTTCGACCAGGTCGCACCGGCGCGTCTCGTCCGTGCGGAGGCTGACGCCATCGCCGCACAGAAGGTAGGTGCCTGA
- the rpmD gene encoding 50S ribosomal protein L30, with the protein MASRLKVTQVKSKVSEKQNQRDTLRSLGLKRIGDSTVRPDDAQTRGYVKTVAHLVKVEEID; encoded by the coding sequence ATGGCTTCGCGCCTCAAGGTCACGCAGGTCAAGTCCAAGGTGAGCGAGAAGCAGAACCAGCGTGACACGCTGCGCAGCCTCGGTCTGAAGCGCATCGGTGACAGCACCGTTCGCCCCGACGACGCGCAGACGCGCGGCTACGTCAAGACCGTCGCCCACCTCGTCAAGGTTGAGGAGATCGACTAA
- the rpsJ gene encoding 30S ribosomal protein S10, with protein sequence MAGQKIRIRLKSYDHEVIDTSARKIVDTVTRAGATVVGPVPLPTEKNVVCVIRSPHKYKDSREHFEMRTHKRLIDIVDPTPKAVDSLMRLDLPADVNIEIKL encoded by the coding sequence ATGGCGGGACAGAAGATCCGCATTCGCCTGAAGTCGTATGACCATGAGGTCATCGACACGTCCGCACGCAAGATCGTCGACACCGTGACCCGTGCGGGTGCGACCGTCGTCGGACCCGTGCCCCTTCCGACCGAGAAGAACGTCGTGTGCGTCATCCGGTCGCCGCACAAGTACAAGGACAGCCGCGAGCACTTCGAGATGCGCACCCACAAGCGTCTGATCGACATCGTCGACCCGACGCCGAAGGCTGTCGACTCGCTGATGCGTCTCGACCTCCCGGCCGACGTCAACATCGAGATCAAGCTCTGA
- the rplO gene encoding 50S ribosomal protein L15 produces the protein MAEKNEAEKAPKKAAAPKAAAEKKSADKPAAKKAAAPKAAAEKKPAAKKASATSAASDAKADSAAKKPAAKKAAPKKDAPASRPGVLKVHHLRPVPGSNTAKTRVGRGEGSKGKTAGRGTKGTKARNTVRVGFEGGQMPLHMRTPKLRGFKNPFRVEYQVVNLEKLAELYPKGGDVTIGDLVAKGAVRKNEKVKVLGNGDIAVKLTVSVDKVSGSAEEKIVAAGGSVK, from the coding sequence ATGGCTGAGAAGAACGAGGCCGAGAAGGCCCCGAAGAAGGCTGCGGCTCCCAAGGCTGCCGCTGAGAAGAAGTCGGCTGACAAGCCGGCAGCGAAGAAGGCAGCGGCTCCCAAGGCCGCCGCCGAGAAGAAGCCCGCTGCGAAGAAGGCGTCGGCCACGTCCGCCGCTTCCGACGCGAAGGCCGACTCCGCTGCCAAGAAGCCGGCAGCCAAGAAGGCTGCGCCGAAGAAGGATGCTCCGGCATCCCGCCCCGGCGTGCTCAAGGTGCACCACCTGCGTCCGGTCCCCGGATCCAACACCGCGAAGACCCGTGTCGGTCGCGGTGAGGGCTCCAAGGGTAAGACCGCCGGTCGCGGCACGAAGGGCACCAAGGCTCGCAACACCGTTCGCGTCGGGTTCGAGGGTGGGCAGATGCCTCTGCACATGCGCACCCCGAAGCTGCGCGGGTTCAAGAACCCGTTCCGCGTCGAGTACCAGGTCGTGAACCTGGAGAAGCTCGCGGAGCTGTACCCCAAGGGTGGCGATGTCACCATCGGCGATCTCGTCGCCAAGGGTGCCGTTCGCAAGAACGAGAAGGTCAAGGTTCTCGGAAACGGCGACATCGCCGTGAAGCTCACCGTTTCGGTCGACAAGGTCTCGGGTTCTGCCGAGGAAAAGATCGTGGCAGCGGGCGGTTCCGTCAAGTAA
- the rpsC gene encoding 30S ribosomal protein S3, whose amino-acid sequence MGQKVNPYGFRLGITTDHVSRWFSDSTKPGQRYADYVAEDIKIRNLLKTQLDRAGVSNIEIERTRDRVRVDIHTARPGIVIGRRGAEAERIRGDLEKLSGKQIQLNILEVKNPEADAQLVAQGVAEQLSARVAFRRAMRKGMQGAQRAGAKGIRIQVAGRLGGAEMSRSEFYREGRVPLHTLRANIDYGFYEAKTTFGRIGVKVWIYKGDLTNKELAREQANAPKSRGRDDRGGDRRRGPRNEAPVAEGASA is encoded by the coding sequence ATGGGACAGAAGGTAAACCCGTACGGCTTCCGCCTCGGCATCACGACGGACCACGTCTCGCGTTGGTTCTCTGACTCGACGAAGCCGGGTCAGCGGTACGCCGACTACGTGGCCGAGGACATCAAGATCCGCAACCTGCTCAAGACGCAGCTCGACCGCGCCGGTGTCTCGAACATCGAGATCGAGCGCACCCGTGACCGCGTCCGCGTCGACATCCACACCGCCCGTCCGGGCATCGTGATCGGTCGTCGTGGAGCCGAGGCCGAGCGCATCCGCGGCGACCTCGAGAAGCTCTCGGGCAAGCAGATCCAGCTGAACATCCTCGAGGTCAAGAACCCCGAGGCCGACGCTCAGCTCGTCGCACAGGGTGTCGCCGAGCAGCTCTCTGCTCGTGTGGCGTTCCGTCGTGCGATGCGCAAGGGCATGCAGGGCGCTCAGCGCGCTGGTGCCAAGGGCATCCGCATCCAGGTCGCCGGCCGTCTCGGCGGCGCCGAGATGAGCCGGTCGGAGTTCTACCGCGAAGGTCGTGTGCCGCTGCACACGCTCCGCGCGAACATCGACTACGGCTTCTACGAGGCCAAGACCACCTTCGGCCGCATCGGTGTGAAGGTCTGGATCTACAAGGGCGATCTCACCAACAAGGAGCTCGCACGCGAGCAGGCCAACGCGCCGAAGTCCCGTGGTCGTGACGACCGCGGTGGCGACCGTCGCCGCGGACCTCGCAACGAGGCCCCCGTCGCAGAAGGAGCGTCTGCCTGA
- the rpsS gene encoding 30S ribosomal protein S19 translates to MPRSLKKGPFVDEHLLRKVVVQNEAGTKNVIKTWSRRSMIIPAMLGHTIAVHDGRKHIPVFVSETMVGHKLGEFAPTRTFRGHEKDDKKGRRR, encoded by the coding sequence ATGCCTCGCAGTCTTAAGAAGGGCCCCTTCGTCGACGAGCACCTGCTTCGCAAGGTGGTCGTGCAGAACGAAGCCGGCACGAAGAACGTCATCAAGACCTGGTCCCGTCGGTCCATGATCATCCCGGCAATGCTGGGTCACACGATCGCGGTCCACGACGGACGCAAGCACATTCCTGTGTTCGTGTCCGAGACCATGGTCGGTCACAAACTGGGCGAGTTTGCGCCCACCCGCACCTTCCGCGGCCATGAGAAGGACGACAAGAAGGGCCGCCGCCGCTGA
- the rplR gene encoding 50S ribosomal protein L18 has translation MALKSKSDARARRHARLRKKVVGTEARPRLVVNRSARHVFVQLVDDSKGFTVASASTLETDLRSLDGDKTAKARKVGEILAERAKAAGVSEAVFDRGGNRYAGRVAAIADGAREGGLAL, from the coding sequence ATGGCTCTCAAGTCAAAGTCTGACGCCCGCGCGCGTCGTCACGCCCGCCTTCGCAAGAAGGTCGTCGGCACCGAGGCGCGTCCGCGTCTCGTCGTCAACCGTTCGGCTCGCCACGTCTTCGTGCAGCTCGTCGACGACAGCAAGGGTTTCACCGTTGCGTCGGCTTCGACGCTCGAGACCGACCTGCGCTCGCTCGACGGTGACAAGACCGCCAAGGCTCGCAAGGTCGGCGAGATCCTCGCCGAGCGTGCGAAGGCCGCAGGCGTTTCCGAGGCTGTGTTCGACCGTGGCGGCAACCGCTACGCAGGTCGTGTCGCCGCCATCGCCGACGGCGCCCGCGAAGGGGGTCTGGCACTGTGA
- the rplV gene encoding 50S ribosomal protein L22: MVESIARVRHIRVTPQKARRVVALIKGKQAQEALAILKFAQQSASEPIYKLVASAMANAQVKADRDGEYLDEQDLYVANAYVDEGSTLKRFRPRAQGRAFQIKKRTSHITVVLSTPPAAPAVAGDSNKKASK; this comes from the coding sequence ATGGTGGAGTCCATCGCACGCGTGCGACACATCCGCGTGACCCCTCAGAAGGCTCGTCGTGTCGTCGCGCTCATCAAGGGCAAGCAGGCCCAGGAGGCTCTGGCGATCTTGAAGTTCGCACAGCAGAGCGCCAGTGAGCCGATCTACAAGCTTGTCGCGTCGGCCATGGCCAACGCGCAGGTCAAGGCGGATCGTGACGGCGAGTACCTCGACGAGCAGGACCTGTACGTGGCTAACGCGTACGTGGACGAGGGATCGACGCTCAAGCGTTTCCGTCCCCGTGCACAGGGTCGCGCTTTCCAGATCAAGAAGCGCACGAGCCACATCACGGTCGTGCTCTCGACGCCTCCGGCGGCTCCGGCCGTTGCGGGCGACAGCAACAAGAAGGCGAGCAAGTAA
- the rpsH gene encoding 30S ribosomal protein S8 produces the protein MTMTDPVADMLTRLRNANSAHHDSVTLPSSKLKTHIAEILQQEGYIAGWETSDARVGTNLTLSLKYGPNRERSIAGIKRVSKPGLRVYAKSTELPKVLGGLGVAILSTSSGLLTDRQAEQKGVGGEVLAYVW, from the coding sequence ATGACAATGACAGACCCGGTCGCAGATATGCTGACCCGTCTGCGCAACGCGAACTCGGCGCACCACGACTCCGTGACGCTGCCGTCGAGCAAGCTCAAGACGCACATCGCTGAGATCCTCCAGCAGGAGGGCTACATCGCCGGCTGGGAGACTTCTGACGCTCGCGTCGGAACGAACCTGACCCTGTCGCTGAAGTACGGTCCCAACCGTGAGCGCTCCATCGCCGGCATCAAGCGTGTCTCGAAGCCCGGCCTTCGCGTCTACGCGAAGTCGACGGAGCTCCCCAAGGTCCTCGGCGGCCTCGGCGTGGCCATCCTGTCCACCTCCTCCGGTCTTCTCACCGACCGTCAGGCAGAGCAGAAGGGCGTGGGCGGAGAAGTTCTCGCCTACGTGTGGTAA
- the rpsQ gene encoding 30S ribosomal protein S17: MATKKEAAVEAEHAAHDVRDAGARGYRKSRRGYVVSDKMDKTVVVEVEDRVKHPLYGKVIRRTSKVKAHDEANSAGIGDLVLINETRPLSATKRWRLVEILEKAK, encoded by the coding sequence ATGGCCACCAAGAAGGAAGCCGCCGTCGAGGCTGAGCACGCAGCACATGACGTGCGCGATGCGGGTGCCCGTGGGTACCGCAAGTCGCGTCGTGGCTACGTCGTCAGCGACAAGATGGACAAGACCGTCGTGGTCGAGGTCGAGGACCGCGTGAAGCACCCGCTTTACGGCAAGGTCATCCGCCGCACCTCGAAGGTCAAGGCGCACGATGAGGCGAACTCCGCCGGCATCGGCGACCTGGTCCTGATCAACGAGACCCGCCCGCTGAGCGCCACGAAGCGCTGGCGTCTGGTGGAGATTCTGGAGAAGGCCAAGTGA
- the rplD gene encoding 50S ribosomal protein L4, whose product MADSTLALDVLKADGTKAGSIELPAALFDVKTNIPLIHQVVVAQLAAARQGTHSTKRRGEVSGAGRKPFKQKGTGNARQGSIRAPHMTGGGIVHGPKPRDYSQRTPKKMIAAALLGALSDRFRGDRLHAIDSFGTDGAPSTKAAVSFLSQVATSKNVLVVIVRDDELALKSMRNLSNVHILTFDQLNAYDVLVSDDIVFTQAALEGFISMKVNAGIVSKADNQEVSA is encoded by the coding sequence ATGGCTGACTCCACTCTCGCGCTCGACGTCCTCAAGGCAGACGGCACCAAGGCAGGCTCCATCGAGCTTCCCGCCGCTCTGTTCGACGTCAAGACGAACATTCCGCTCATCCACCAGGTCGTGGTCGCGCAGCTCGCTGCCGCTCGCCAGGGTACTCACTCGACCAAGCGTCGTGGTGAGGTCTCCGGTGCCGGCCGCAAGCCCTTCAAGCAGAAGGGCACGGGTAACGCCCGTCAGGGCTCGATCCGCGCGCCGCACATGACCGGCGGTGGCATCGTCCACGGCCCGAAGCCGCGTGACTACTCGCAGCGCACACCCAAGAAGATGATCGCCGCCGCCCTGCTGGGCGCGCTCAGCGACCGCTTCCGTGGTGACCGCCTGCACGCGATCGACTCCTTCGGCACCGACGGTGCGCCTTCGACCAAGGCCGCCGTCAGCTTCCTCTCGCAGGTCGCCACGTCGAAGAACGTCCTCGTGGTCATCGTGCGCGATGACGAGCTGGCGCTGAAGAGCATGCGCAACCTCAGCAACGTCCACATCCTGACGTTCGACCAGCTCAACGCCTACGACGTGCTCGTCTCCGACGACATCGTCTTCACCCAGGCCGCTCTCGAGGGCTTCATTTCGATGAAGGTCAATGCAGGCATCGTGAGCAAGGCTGACAACCAGGAGGTCTCCGCATGA
- the rplX gene encoding 50S ribosomal protein L24, with product MAKIKKGDLVQVITGATQERGGDRGKQGKVLEILADKNRVIVEGVNYVTKHTRVGQTQRGTKTGGLETVEASIHISNVALVDPSTKNPTKVGHRVEEQTKDGVKRTVRVRYAKKSGKDL from the coding sequence ATGGCGAAGATCAAGAAGGGTGACCTGGTTCAGGTCATCACCGGTGCGACGCAGGAGCGTGGCGGCGATCGCGGCAAGCAGGGCAAGGTCCTCGAGATCCTGGCCGACAAGAACCGCGTCATCGTCGAGGGCGTGAACTACGTCACCAAGCACACTCGCGTCGGTCAGACGCAGCGTGGCACCAAGACCGGTGGCCTCGAGACCGTCGAGGCCTCCATCCACATCTCGAACGTCGCACTCGTCGACCCCTCGACCAAGAACCCGACCAAGGTCGGACACCGGGTCGAGGAGCAGACCAAGGACGGCGTCAAGCGCACCGTCCGCGTGCGTTACGCGAAGAAGTCAGGTAAGGACCTCTGA
- the rplC gene encoding 50S ribosomal protein L3, with protein MADINSKVSKGMLGTKLGMTQVWNESGKLVPVTVIELAPNVVTQVRTPEKDGYNAVQIAYGQIDPRKVNQPLTAHFEAAGVTPRRHVTEIRTADAAEYTLGQELTVDGTFEAGQLVDVVGTSKGKGTAGVMKRHNFKGVSASHGSHRNHRKPGSIGASSTPSRVFKGMRMAGRMGGERVTVLNLTVHAVDIEKGLLLVKGAVPGARGRIVYVRNAVKGA; from the coding sequence ATGGCTGACATCAACTCCAAGGTTTCCAAGGGAATGCTGGGCACGAAGCTCGGCATGACCCAGGTCTGGAACGAGAGCGGCAAGCTCGTTCCCGTCACCGTCATCGAACTGGCACCGAACGTGGTCACCCAGGTCCGCACCCCCGAGAAGGACGGCTACAACGCCGTGCAGATCGCGTACGGCCAGATCGACCCGCGCAAGGTGAACCAGCCCCTCACGGCTCACTTCGAAGCAGCCGGCGTCACGCCGCGCCGCCACGTCACCGAGATCCGCACCGCGGATGCTGCCGAGTACACGCTCGGTCAGGAACTCACGGTGGATGGCACCTTCGAAGCCGGCCAGCTCGTCGACGTCGTCGGCACGAGCAAGGGCAAGGGCACCGCGGGTGTCATGAAGCGCCACAACTTCAAGGGCGTCTCGGCATCCCACGGTTCGCACCGCAACCACCGCAAGCCCGGCTCGATCGGCGCATCGTCGACCCCGAGCCGCGTCTTCAAGGGCATGCGCATGGCCGGCCGTATGGGTGGCGAGCGCGTGACCGTCCTCAACCTCACGGTGCACGCCGTCGACATCGAGAAGGGTCTGCTGCTCGTCAAGGGCGCCGTCCCCGGTGCTCGTGGCCGCATCGTCTACGTCCGCAACGCAGTGAAGGGTGCCTGA
- the rplP gene encoding 50S ribosomal protein L16 yields MLIPRKVKYRKQHHPKRDGQATGGTKVSFGDYGIQALTPAYVTNRQIESARIAMTRHIKRGGKVWINIYPDRPLTKKPAETRMGSGKGSPEWWVANVKPGRVLFEVAGVSEELAREALTRAIHKLPLKARIIKREEGDA; encoded by the coding sequence ATGCTTATTCCCCGCAAGGTCAAGTACCGCAAGCAGCATCACCCCAAGCGTGATGGCCAGGCCACCGGTGGCACGAAGGTCTCCTTCGGCGACTACGGCATCCAGGCGCTCACGCCTGCTTACGTGACCAACCGTCAGATCGAGTCCGCTCGTATCGCGATGACCCGTCACATCAAGCGTGGCGGAAAGGTGTGGATCAACATCTACCCTGACCGTCCGCTCACGAAGAAGCCTGCCGAAACCCGCATGGGTTCCGGTAAGGGTTCTCCCGAGTGGTGGGTCGCCAACGTCAAGCCGGGTCGCGTCCTCTTCGAGGTCGCCGGTGTGAGCGAGGAACTCGCTCGTGAGGCACTGACCCGAGCAATTCACAAGCTGCCGCTCAAGGCACGCATCATCAAGCGCGAGGAGGGCGACGCGTAA
- the rplN gene encoding 50S ribosomal protein L14, with protein sequence MIQQESRLKVADNTGAKELLTIRVLGGSRRRYAGLGDTIVATVKDAIPGGNVKKGDVVKAVIVRTKKETRRPDGSYIKFDENAAVILKNDGEPRGTRIFGPVGRELRDKKFMKIVSLAPEVI encoded by the coding sequence GTGATCCAGCAGGAATCCCGTCTCAAGGTCGCCGACAACACCGGCGCCAAGGAACTGCTCACCATCCGCGTTCTCGGTGGCTCGCGCCGCCGCTACGCGGGTCTCGGTGACACCATCGTGGCCACCGTCAAGGACGCGATCCCGGGCGGCAACGTCAAGAAGGGCGACGTCGTCAAGGCGGTCATCGTCCGCACCAAGAAGGAGACGCGCCGTCCCGACGGTTCGTACATCAAGTTCGACGAGAACGCCGCCGTCATCCTGAAGAACGACGGGGAGCCCCGCGGCACCCGTATCTTCGGACCGGTCGGTCGTGAGCTTCGCGACAAGAAGTTCATGAAGATCGTCTCGCTCGCGCCGGAGGTTATTTAA
- the rpmC gene encoding 50S ribosomal protein L29, whose amino-acid sequence MAIGTKELAPAELDTFEDQRLVEELRKAKEELFNLRFQSATGQLESHGRIRAVKRDIARLYTVIRERELGIRATPAPVEAPAKKATKSKAKKADAADDAVKEEAE is encoded by the coding sequence ATGGCGATCGGCACCAAGGAGCTCGCTCCGGCAGAGCTCGACACGTTCGAAGACCAGCGCCTCGTCGAGGAGCTGCGTAAGGCCAAGGAGGAGCTTTTCAACCTCCGTTTCCAGTCGGCCACCGGCCAGCTGGAGAGCCACGGCCGCATCCGCGCTGTGAAGCGCGACATCGCGCGTCTCTACACCGTGATCCGCGAACGCGAGCTGGGCATCCGTGCGACGCCCGCTCCGGTCGAGGCTCCGGCGAAGAAGGCGACCAAGTCGAAGGCGAAGAAAGCGGATGCCGCTGACGACGCCGTGAAGGAAGAGGCTGAGTGA